Proteins from a genomic interval of Stenotrophomonas sp. 24(2023):
- a CDS encoding c-type cytochrome, giving the protein MMTPVLLAALALASGCQRAPAPSSPEQARQQAMAQAFEICAGCHTTTAGGIHRFGPNLHGVLGRRAGSLPDYGYSPAMRRADITWSAQTLDAFLQSPTRMVPGTRMYNAFPSPERRALVIAYLQQLQQPAAAADH; this is encoded by the coding sequence ATGATGACCCCCGTGCTGCTGGCTGCCCTCGCGCTGGCCAGCGGCTGCCAGCGCGCGCCGGCCCCATCCAGCCCGGAACAGGCCCGCCAGCAGGCGATGGCGCAGGCGTTCGAGATCTGCGCTGGCTGCCACACCACCACGGCCGGCGGCATTCACCGCTTCGGGCCGAACCTGCACGGCGTGCTCGGCCGCCGCGCCGGCAGCCTGCCCGATTACGGCTACTCGCCGGCCATGCGCCGCGCCGACATCACCTGGAGCGCCCAGACACTGGATGCGTTCCTGCAGTCACCGACCCGGATGGTGCCCGGCACGCGCATGTACAACGCCTTTCCCAGCCCGGAACGACGCGCGCTGGTGATCGCCTACCTGCAGCAGCTGCAGCAGCCGGCCGCTGCTGCCGATCATTGA
- a CDS encoding tRNA (cytidine(34)-2'-O)-methyltransferase, whose product MNAAPLFHVILFQPEIPPNTGNVIRLCANTGAQLHLVEPLGFVLEDKQLKRAGLDYHEYSRLQVHPDLDTALARIAPKRLFALSTRASVRYDSVAFEDGDAFLFGPESRGLPQDLLDALPEGRRLRLPMRPGNRSLNLSNTVAVVMYEAWRQHAFAGGA is encoded by the coding sequence ATGAATGCCGCGCCCTTGTTCCACGTGATCCTGTTCCAACCGGAAATCCCGCCCAACACGGGCAATGTGATCCGGCTCTGCGCCAACACCGGCGCGCAGCTGCACCTGGTCGAGCCGCTCGGCTTCGTACTGGAAGACAAGCAGCTCAAGCGTGCCGGGCTGGACTACCACGAGTATTCGCGCCTGCAGGTGCACCCCGACCTGGACACCGCGCTGGCGCGGATCGCTCCGAAACGGTTGTTCGCACTCAGTACCCGGGCCAGCGTGCGCTACGACAGCGTGGCCTTTGAAGATGGCGATGCGTTCCTGTTCGGCCCCGAGAGCCGCGGCCTGCCGCAGGACCTGCTCGATGCCCTGCCCGAAGGCCGCCGCCTGCGCCTGCCGATGCGGCCGGGCAACCGCAGCCTCAATCTGTCCAACACCGTGGCCGTGGTGATGTATGAAGCCTGGCGCCAGCACGCGTTTGCCGGCGGCGCGTAA
- a CDS encoding electron transfer flavoprotein-ubiquinone oxidoreductase, with the protein MSAEANALPPREVMEFDVVIVGAGPAGLATAIRLRQRAIDAGRELSVCVLEKGSEPGAHILSGAVMDPRALTELFPDWAERGAPLKQKVTRDEFLFLNETGARRTPHAFLPECFHNEGNYIISLGEVTRWLAQQAEALEVAIFPGFPAAEVLYGTDGAVIGVATGDMGIEKDGSPGPAFERGMALHAKYTVFAEGARGHLGRQLIANYALDAGKDPQAYGIGIKELWQIDPAKHEPGLVVHAAGWPLDNDTYGGAFLYHADGGKVAIGYVVGLDYKNPWLSPFEEFQRFKTHPEIRKHLEGGTRIGYGARAITAGGLMSLPKTVFPGGALVGCEAGYLNVSRIKGSHAAIKTGMLCADAAFDAIAAGRQHDELSAYPQAFEASWLHAELQLAKNFKQWFKKGQAVATVMTGIEQWLLPKLGVRNPPWTLRHSTPDHACLEPAAKHTRIAYPKPDGVLTFDRLSSVFLSSTNHEEDQPSHLTLKDASIPVQVNLAEYAGPEARYCPAGVYEFVGDAGEQRLQINAQNCVHCKTCDIKDPTQNIVWVTPQGGGGPNYSGM; encoded by the coding sequence ATGAGCGCTGAAGCCAACGCCCTGCCCCCGCGTGAAGTAATGGAATTCGACGTGGTGATCGTCGGTGCCGGTCCGGCCGGCCTGGCCACCGCGATCCGCCTGCGCCAGCGCGCGATCGACGCCGGTCGCGAACTGTCGGTGTGCGTGCTGGAAAAGGGCTCCGAGCCGGGCGCGCACATCCTGTCCGGGGCGGTGATGGACCCGCGTGCGCTGACCGAACTGTTCCCGGACTGGGCCGAGCGCGGCGCACCGCTGAAGCAGAAGGTCACCCGCGACGAGTTCCTGTTCCTGAATGAAACCGGCGCGCGCCGCACCCCGCATGCCTTCCTGCCGGAATGCTTCCACAACGAAGGCAACTACATCATCAGCCTGGGCGAGGTCACCCGCTGGCTGGCTCAGCAGGCCGAAGCACTGGAAGTGGCTATCTTCCCCGGCTTCCCGGCCGCCGAGGTGCTGTACGGCACCGACGGCGCGGTGATCGGCGTGGCCACCGGCGACATGGGCATCGAGAAGGATGGCAGCCCGGGCCCGGCCTTCGAGCGCGGCATGGCCCTGCATGCGAAGTACACCGTGTTCGCCGAAGGCGCGCGTGGCCACCTGGGCCGCCAGCTGATCGCCAACTACGCGCTGGACGCCGGCAAGGACCCGCAGGCCTATGGCATCGGCATCAAGGAACTGTGGCAGATCGATCCGGCAAAGCACGAGCCGGGCCTGGTGGTGCACGCCGCCGGCTGGCCGCTGGACAATGACACCTACGGCGGCGCGTTCCTGTACCACGCCGACGGCGGCAAGGTCGCCATCGGCTATGTGGTCGGCCTGGACTACAAGAACCCGTGGCTGAGCCCGTTCGAGGAATTCCAGCGCTTCAAGACCCACCCGGAGATCCGCAAGCACCTGGAGGGCGGCACCCGCATCGGCTACGGTGCCCGCGCGATCACCGCCGGTGGCCTGATGTCGCTGCCGAAGACGGTGTTCCCCGGCGGCGCGCTGGTGGGCTGCGAAGCCGGCTACCTCAACGTCAGCCGCATCAAGGGCAGCCACGCCGCCATCAAGACCGGCATGCTGTGCGCCGATGCCGCCTTCGATGCGATCGCCGCCGGCCGCCAGCACGATGAACTGAGTGCCTACCCGCAGGCATTCGAGGCCAGCTGGCTGCACGCCGAACTGCAGCTGGCCAAGAACTTCAAGCAGTGGTTCAAGAAGGGCCAGGCCGTGGCCACGGTGATGACCGGCATCGAGCAGTGGCTGCTGCCGAAGCTGGGCGTGCGCAACCCGCCGTGGACCCTGCGCCACAGCACGCCGGACCATGCCTGCCTGGAACCGGCGGCCAAGCACACGCGCATCGCCTACCCCAAGCCCGATGGCGTGCTGACCTTCGACCGCCTCAGCTCGGTGTTCCTGAGCAGCACCAACCACGAGGAAGACCAGCCCAGCCACCTGACGCTGAAGGATGCCAGCATCCCGGTGCAGGTGAACCTGGCCGAATACGCGGGCCCGGAAGCGCGTTACTGCCCGGCCGGCGTGTACGAATTCGTCGGCGATGCCGGCGAGCAGCGGCTGCAGATCAACGCGCAGAACTGCGTGCACTGCAAGACCTGCGACATCAAGGACCCGACCCAGAACATCGTCTGGGTGACTCCGCAGGGCGGCGGCGGCCCGAACTACTCGGGCATGTAA
- a CDS encoding pitrilysin family protein has protein sequence MRATLRPRTALLAVALSTALAGVAPTPLLARPATAPAKVDIPFEQFTLPNGLRVVVHTDRKAPIVAVNIWYHVGSKDEPAGRTGFAHLFEHLMFQRSENHDGEYFEPFKQVGVTGQNGTTNTDRTNYFENVPTTALDMALWMESDRMGHLLGAIDQAALDEQRGVVQNEKRQGENQPYGQVWEVMNRALYPKGHPYHHSVIGSMNDLNAASLEDVKTWFRTWYGPNNAVLVLAGDIDVATAKEKVARYFGSIPAGPSMAQPKVDVAKRSETTREVMSDKVPQPRIYRAWNVAQVGTTDVDQLQLLAQVLGGAKSSRLGKRLQHDDKLVDWVSSDVFSSQLGSKFVVAATVKQGVDPAKVEAIIDEELRRLLADGPTADELARAKTAFRAGFIRGIERIGGFGGKADALAECTVFEGDPGCFRTSLANIDNASGADLRKAGSEWLGVGSHTVVVEPGARVALQEEPSVVPKPFNVPAVDPAFRTLPQQVDRSTGVPRTASFPELKFPQLHRATLKNGTQVILAERHDIPVVQFSYTFPGGYSADQGRKPGTAAFTLGVLDEGAGALNALAFADAADALGAELGAGASLDSASGYLSALKENLAPSLALYSQMLRQPRFDQSEIDRVKASWIAGIKQEKANPGRVALRVLPPLLYGKGHPYAIPFSGTGDEDAIAALTRQDLVDFHRDWLRPEQGTLIVVGDTTLKEVVPLLDKQFGDWKSTGPAPQVKAASTVALPSAPRVFLIDQPGAIQANLFAGQLVPPTEDAGSTRFDIANGVLGGDFTSRLNMNLREDKHWSYGVGSSAPNALGQRPWIVSAPVQIDKTGPALDELRKDITAFATGSKPASEAEVSRIRNIQTLSLPGAYETASAVMSTIASMVQYQRPDDYVFKRKAEIEAMTPAQVQEAAKRLQPGALTWVVVGDLKQTEAPVRALKLGEVTVIDAEGNPVKK, from the coding sequence ATGCGTGCCACCCTGCGCCCCCGTACCGCGCTGCTGGCGGTTGCCCTCAGCACCGCCCTGGCCGGTGTTGCCCCCACGCCGCTGCTGGCCAGGCCGGCCACCGCGCCGGCCAAGGTCGACATTCCCTTCGAGCAGTTCACCCTGCCCAACGGCCTGCGCGTGGTGGTGCACACCGACCGCAAGGCGCCGATCGTGGCGGTGAACATCTGGTACCACGTGGGCAGCAAGGACGAACCGGCCGGCCGCACCGGTTTCGCGCACCTGTTCGAGCACCTGATGTTCCAGCGCAGCGAAAACCACGACGGCGAGTACTTCGAACCGTTCAAGCAGGTGGGTGTGACCGGGCAGAACGGCACCACCAACACCGACCGCACCAACTACTTCGAGAATGTGCCGACCACCGCGCTGGACATGGCGCTGTGGATGGAATCGGACCGCATGGGCCACTTGCTCGGTGCGATCGACCAGGCGGCGCTGGATGAGCAGCGCGGCGTGGTGCAGAACGAGAAGCGCCAGGGCGAGAACCAGCCCTACGGCCAGGTCTGGGAGGTCATGAACCGCGCGCTGTACCCGAAGGGCCATCCGTACCACCACAGCGTCATCGGCTCGATGAACGACCTCAACGCGGCATCGCTGGAGGACGTGAAGACCTGGTTCCGCACGTGGTACGGCCCGAACAACGCCGTGCTGGTGCTGGCCGGTGATATCGACGTGGCCACCGCCAAGGAAAAGGTCGCCCGCTACTTCGGTTCCATCCCGGCCGGCCCGAGCATGGCCCAGCCCAAGGTGGACGTTGCCAAGCGCAGCGAAACCACCCGCGAAGTGATGAGTGACAAGGTGCCGCAGCCGCGCATCTACCGCGCCTGGAACGTCGCCCAGGTGGGCACCACCGATGTCGACCAGCTGCAGCTGCTGGCGCAGGTGCTGGGCGGGGCCAAGTCCTCGCGCCTGGGCAAGCGCCTGCAGCACGACGACAAGCTGGTGGACTGGGTCAGCTCCGATGTCTTCTCCTCGCAGCTGGGCTCCAAGTTCGTGGTCGCCGCCACCGTCAAGCAGGGCGTTGACCCGGCCAAGGTGGAAGCGATCATCGATGAGGAACTGCGCCGCCTGCTGGCCGACGGCCCGACCGCCGACGAACTGGCGCGCGCCAAGACCGCTTTCCGTGCCGGCTTCATCCGCGGCATCGAGCGTATCGGCGGCTTCGGTGGCAAGGCCGATGCACTGGCCGAATGCACCGTGTTCGAGGGCGACCCGGGGTGCTTCCGTACTTCGCTGGCGAACATCGACAACGCCAGCGGCGCCGACCTGCGCAAGGCCGGCAGTGAATGGCTGGGCGTGGGCAGCCACACCGTGGTGGTCGAGCCCGGTGCCCGCGTAGCGCTGCAGGAAGAGCCCAGCGTTGTGCCCAAGCCGTTCAACGTACCGGCGGTGGACCCGGCGTTCCGCACCCTGCCGCAGCAGGTCGACCGCAGCACCGGTGTGCCCAGGACCGCCAGCTTCCCGGAACTGAAGTTCCCGCAGCTGCACCGCGCCACCCTGAAGAACGGCACCCAGGTGATCCTGGCTGAACGCCATGACATTCCGGTCGTGCAGTTCAGCTACACCTTCCCGGGTGGCTACAGCGCCGATCAGGGCCGCAAGCCGGGTACCGCCGCCTTCACCCTGGGCGTGCTGGACGAAGGTGCGGGTGCGCTCAATGCCCTGGCCTTCGCCGATGCCGCCGACGCCCTGGGCGCCGAGCTCGGTGCCGGGGCCAGCCTGGACAGCGCCAGTGGCTACCTGTCGGCGCTGAAGGAGAACCTGGCCCCGTCGCTGGCCCTGTACAGCCAGATGCTGCGCCAGCCGCGCTTCGACCAGAGCGAGATCGACCGGGTCAAGGCCAGCTGGATCGCCGGCATCAAGCAGGAGAAGGCCAACCCGGGCCGCGTGGCGCTGCGTGTGCTGCCGCCGCTGCTGTACGGCAAGGGCCACCCCTATGCCATTCCCTTCAGCGGCACCGGCGATGAAGACGCCATTGCCGCGCTGACCCGGCAGGACCTGGTGGACTTCCACCGCGACTGGCTGCGCCCGGAGCAGGGCACGCTGATCGTGGTCGGCGACACCACCCTGAAGGAAGTGGTGCCGCTGCTGGACAAGCAGTTCGGTGACTGGAAGAGCACCGGCCCGGCACCGCAGGTGAAGGCCGCCAGCACCGTCGCCCTGCCGAGCGCCCCGCGCGTGTTCCTGATCGACCAGCCCGGCGCGATCCAGGCCAACCTGTTCGCCGGCCAGCTGGTGCCGCCGACCGAGGATGCCGGCAGCACCCGCTTCGACATCGCCAACGGCGTGCTCGGTGGTGACTTCACCTCGCGCCTGAACATGAACCTGCGCGAGGACAAGCACTGGTCCTATGGCGTCGGCTCCTCGGCCCCCAACGCCCTGGGCCAGCGCCCGTGGATCGTCAGCGCACCGGTGCAGATCGACAAGACCGGCCCGGCGCTGGATGAGCTGCGCAAGGACATCACCGCCTTCGCCACCGGCAGCAAGCCGGCGTCCGAGGCCGAGGTGTCCCGCATCCGCAACATCCAGACCCTGAGCCTGCCCGGCGCCTACGAGACCGCCAGCGCGGTGATGAGCACCATCGCTTCGATGGTCCAGTACCAGCGCCCGGACGACTACGTGTTCAAGCGCAAGGCCGAGATCGAGGCGATGACCCCGGCACAGGTGCAGGAAGCGGCCAAGCGCCTGCAGCCCGGGGCCCTGACCTGGGTGGTGGTCGGCGACCTGAAGCAGACCGAAGCCCCGGTGCGCGCCCTGAAGCTGGGCGAGGTGACCGTGATCGACGCCGAAGGCAACCCGGTCAAGAAGTAA
- a CDS encoding transporter substrate-binding domain-containing protein, whose amino-acid sequence MRSGSLSWLLLLAFLVLPAAAQPAAGPLPLTSAQREYLLAHPTIVVGYYDSGWPPFEAVRGERVEGMGPEILSQLADRLGLQLRLRRLDSWAEVLNAACRGEIDVVMNVSQNSERNRCLIYTAPYVQSPLAIVGRIGDLKAARNPDLDGLRVVVEQNFLTGPQVRARYPRARQQVAASTLQALKLVEDDKADVFIGNAYVADRLIATQALTRLELMRASDLPLERLHLGIATGRPLLADAFDRALAAQSQSSRDALAARWLPVPRWSTPAGAALSDAERQVLRQPLRIGFAPNAAPLAFTGADGAPSGLVSGYLRLLEDAGAHLRPQASVDWFDVREKLRRGELDALMGIPNDASYLGPDWVFSQPFITVPNVIVTRRGSPPMLGLADLQGRRVLVSDPQRVRGYVLRQAPQARLVAARSFEQALERLADGEADAMVGNLAVVDRLIRERFAHRLQVAAPAGFNDALALAVDGRHAALATTFDRLLAQQSPQQRDALRATWLEAPPPREPFSWRPRGWGLPVLLVLATALLVFAWGHWRLRREVAHRRHVEQRLADVTLNLPAIVYQAHRDAEGVLRFPFIAGDTRGLFGIDRQQAMDDAQALLARIDPRDRAAVEQAIDSAARGFDSLAFEFRVAGGEQARWVRTQAHPYAAEAGAVTWSGYWVDVTDARQQADALAAAKVEAEQAADARSRFLATMSHEIRTPMGGVLGMLEVLAHSPLDGHQQGILRTIGDSAEMLRQILDDILDYSRIEAGALRLEPVPLQLRPLLEGVVRLLSAQASTRGLDLQVDIDPQLAAAHEVDGVRLRQVVFNLLGNAIKFTPKGSVRLQVDVLEEDHEQGTQSLRLTVSDTGVGIAPEQMERLFEPFQQAGAYTQRDFGGTGLGLSICQRLVTMMGGELALHSALGEGTRVEVMLVLGVARSEDVALLAAEQAQSVLLPAALRQARVLVAEDHPTNQAMMAWRLQQLGVPHVLVEDGQQALDLLASEPFDLVITDCRMPVLDGFAFTRVLREREGRSGQPRLPVLALTASVLDEDTRRCREAGMDDVLAKPLTLATLRHALLRWLPAVPLQAAPAAAPSPADAGGDEGLRAQLEQRFGPQVALQLCDSLQQSGAQDLPALRDAIDRRDRDAVAGLLHRQAGALGAIGATARVTHATALIEALRAQQDWPDAELRAFADDLQQMLRALDQ is encoded by the coding sequence ATGCGGAGCGGGTCGTTGTCCTGGCTGCTGCTGCTGGCTTTCCTGGTGCTGCCGGCCGCTGCCCAGCCGGCAGCCGGGCCGCTGCCCCTGACCAGTGCACAGCGCGAATACCTCCTGGCCCACCCTACCATCGTTGTCGGCTATTACGACAGCGGCTGGCCGCCGTTCGAGGCGGTGCGCGGGGAGCGCGTGGAGGGCATGGGGCCGGAAATTCTGTCGCAATTGGCAGATCGGTTGGGGCTGCAGCTGCGCCTGCGGCGGCTGGACAGCTGGGCCGAGGTGCTCAATGCCGCCTGCCGTGGCGAGATCGACGTGGTGATGAATGTGTCGCAGAACAGCGAGCGCAACCGTTGCCTGATCTATACGGCGCCGTACGTCCAGTCGCCGTTGGCCATTGTCGGCCGCATCGGTGACCTGAAGGCCGCACGGAATCCGGATCTTGACGGCTTGCGCGTGGTGGTCGAACAGAATTTCCTTACCGGTCCCCAGGTACGGGCGCGGTATCCGCGGGCACGGCAGCAGGTGGCGGCGTCGACGCTGCAGGCCTTGAAACTGGTTGAAGACGACAAGGCGGACGTCTTCATCGGCAATGCCTATGTGGCTGACCGCCTGATCGCCACCCAGGCACTGACCCGCCTGGAACTGATGCGGGCCAGCGACCTGCCACTGGAACGCCTGCACCTGGGTATCGCCACCGGCAGGCCGCTGCTGGCCGATGCGTTCGATCGCGCACTGGCGGCACAGAGCCAGTCCAGCCGGGATGCGTTGGCCGCGCGCTGGCTGCCGGTCCCGCGCTGGTCCACGCCGGCCGGTGCCGCGCTCAGCGATGCCGAGCGCCAGGTGCTGCGGCAGCCCCTGCGGATCGGTTTCGCCCCCAATGCTGCGCCGCTGGCGTTTACCGGCGCGGACGGTGCGCCGTCAGGGCTGGTCAGCGGCTACCTGCGGCTGCTGGAGGATGCCGGCGCGCACCTGCGGCCGCAGGCCAGCGTGGACTGGTTCGACGTGCGCGAGAAGCTGCGCCGTGGCGAACTCGATGCATTGATGGGCATTCCCAACGACGCCTCCTACCTGGGGCCGGACTGGGTGTTCAGCCAACCGTTCATCACGGTGCCCAACGTCATCGTCACCCGGCGTGGCAGTCCGCCGATGCTGGGCCTGGCCGACCTGCAGGGGCGCCGGGTACTGGTATCGGACCCGCAGCGGGTGCGCGGCTATGTGCTGCGGCAGGCACCGCAGGCGCGGCTGGTGGCCGCGCGCAGCTTCGAACAGGCGCTGGAACGGCTGGCCGACGGTGAGGCCGACGCGATGGTTGGCAACCTGGCGGTCGTGGACCGGCTGATCCGTGAACGCTTCGCCCATCGCCTGCAGGTTGCCGCGCCGGCCGGCTTCAACGATGCGCTGGCACTGGCCGTGGATGGCCGCCATGCCGCACTGGCCACCACCTTCGACCGTCTGCTGGCGCAGCAGAGCCCGCAGCAGCGCGATGCGCTGCGGGCCACGTGGCTGGAGGCGCCGCCGCCCCGGGAACCCTTCAGCTGGCGCCCGCGTGGCTGGGGGCTGCCCGTGCTGCTGGTGCTGGCCACGGCCCTGCTGGTGTTCGCCTGGGGCCATTGGCGGCTGCGCCGCGAAGTCGCCCACCGCCGGCATGTGGAACAGCGCCTGGCCGATGTCACCCTGAACCTGCCGGCGATCGTCTACCAGGCCCACCGTGATGCCGAGGGCGTGCTGCGCTTTCCCTTCATTGCCGGTGACACGCGCGGCCTGTTCGGCATCGACCGCCAGCAGGCAATGGACGATGCGCAGGCCCTGCTGGCACGCATCGACCCGCGTGACCGGGCGGCAGTGGAACAGGCCATCGACAGCGCGGCACGCGGCTTTGATTCACTGGCCTTCGAGTTCCGCGTGGCCGGTGGCGAGCAGGCGCGCTGGGTACGCACCCAGGCCCACCCTTATGCAGCCGAAGCAGGTGCGGTGACCTGGAGCGGCTACTGGGTTGATGTCACCGACGCCCGCCAGCAGGCCGATGCCCTGGCGGCCGCCAAGGTCGAGGCGGAACAGGCCGCCGATGCACGTTCGCGCTTCCTGGCGACCATGAGCCATGAAATCCGCACGCCGATGGGCGGCGTGCTGGGCATGCTGGAAGTCCTGGCCCATTCCCCGCTCGATGGCCACCAGCAGGGCATCCTGCGCACCATCGGCGATTCGGCCGAGATGCTGCGGCAGATCCTCGATGACATCCTGGACTACTCGCGCATCGAAGCCGGCGCATTGCGGCTGGAGCCGGTACCGCTGCAGCTGCGGCCCTTGCTGGAAGGCGTGGTGCGGCTGCTGTCGGCCCAGGCCAGCACGCGCGGCCTGGACCTGCAGGTCGATATCGACCCGCAGCTGGCGGCGGCCCATGAAGTGGATGGCGTGCGCCTGCGCCAGGTGGTGTTCAACCTGCTGGGCAACGCCATCAAGTTCACGCCCAAGGGCAGCGTGCGGCTGCAGGTGGACGTGCTGGAGGAAGACCACGAGCAGGGCACGCAGTCACTGCGGTTGACCGTATCGGACACCGGTGTGGGCATCGCACCGGAACAGATGGAACGCCTGTTCGAACCGTTCCAGCAGGCCGGCGCCTATACGCAGCGCGATTTCGGCGGCACCGGCCTGGGCCTGAGCATCTGCCAGCGGCTGGTGACCATGATGGGGGGCGAACTGGCCCTGCACAGTGCCCTGGGCGAGGGGACCCGCGTGGAGGTGATGCTGGTGCTGGGCGTGGCACGCAGCGAAGACGTGGCACTGCTGGCCGCCGAGCAGGCGCAGTCGGTGCTGCTGCCTGCCGCGTTGCGGCAGGCCCGCGTGCTGGTGGCCGAAGACCACCCCACCAACCAGGCGATGATGGCCTGGCGGCTGCAGCAGCTGGGCGTGCCGCACGTGCTGGTGGAGGATGGCCAGCAGGCCCTGGACCTGTTGGCCAGCGAGCCGTTCGACCTGGTCATCACCGATTGCCGCATGCCGGTGCTCGATGGTTTTGCCTTTACCCGCGTGCTGCGCGAGCGCGAGGGCCGCAGCGGGCAGCCCCGGCTGCCGGTGCTGGCACTGACCGCCAGCGTGCTTGACGAGGATACCCGCCGCTGCCGCGAAGCCGGCATGGACGATGTGCTGGCCAAGCCGCTGACGCTGGCCACGCTGCGCCATGCCCTGCTGCGCTGGCTGCCGGCCGTGCCGCTGCAGGCCGCGCCGGCGGCGGCCCCGTCGCCGGCCGATGCCGGCGGCGATGAAGGGCTGCGCGCGCAGCTGGAACAGCGCTTCGGCCCACAGGTGGCGCTGCAGCTGTGCGACAGCCTGCAGCAGAGCGGTGCGCAGGACCTGCCCGCCCTGCGCGATGCGATCGATCGCCGTGACCGCGATGCCGTTGCCGGCCTGCTGCATCGCCAGGCCGGCGCGCTGGGCGCGATCGGTGCCACCGCGCGGGTCACCCATGCCACGGCATTGATCGAGGCGCTGCGTGCACAGCAGGACTGGCCGGATGCGGAACTGCGTGCCTTCGCCGATGACCTGCAGCAGATGCTGCGGGCGTTGGATCAATGA
- a CDS encoding DUF4156 domain-containing protein encodes MRVLLLSTLLLSVTACTWVPIEPVGKTVRVLPAGPAPSGCITKGEIVVTVKSKVGFYNRNPLRVQEELETLARNEAPSAGANAVQSAAPVADGSQRFNAFQCPPR; translated from the coding sequence ATGCGCGTTCTGCTGCTTTCCACCCTGCTGCTGTCCGTCACCGCCTGTACCTGGGTGCCGATCGAACCGGTGGGCAAGACCGTGCGCGTGCTGCCGGCCGGCCCGGCCCCGTCGGGCTGCATCACCAAGGGCGAGATCGTGGTGACCGTGAAGAGCAAGGTCGGCTTCTACAACCGCAACCCGCTGCGTGTTCAGGAAGAGCTGGAAACCCTGGCCCGCAACGAGGCCCCCAGTGCCGGCGCCAATGCGGTGCAGTCCGCGGCCCCGGTGGCCGATGGCAGCCAGCGCTTCAACGCCTTCCAGTGCCCGCCGCGCTGA
- a CDS encoding acyl-CoA dehydrogenase family protein, giving the protein MALHPYDLFDVRSLLSEDERAVQDSVARFVDQRVLPIIGDAFDQARFPQELVPDIAALGLLGPTLPAEYGGGGLGAVSYGLICQELERGDSGLRSFVSVQSSLCMYPIFAYGSEEQRRQWLPPMARGELIGCFGLTEAHGGSDPASMKTRAVRDGSDWRINGSKMWITSGPVADLAIVWAQTEDGIQGFVLEKGMPGFTAQEIKHKMSLRASLTGALFFDDVRVPDSHRLPNVKGLKGPLGCLTQARFGISWGPIGAAIACLDEALGYAKERVLFGRPLAATQSAQIKLAEMARRITTAQLLALQLGRLKEAGQLQPQQVSLAKWNNCRMAIDIARECRDLLGGAGITTEHVAIRHALNLESVITYEGTETVHQLVIGRELTGINAF; this is encoded by the coding sequence ATGGCTTTGCATCCGTACGACCTGTTCGATGTCCGTTCCCTGCTCAGCGAGGACGAGCGCGCGGTGCAGGACAGCGTGGCCCGCTTCGTCGACCAGCGGGTGCTGCCGATCATCGGCGATGCCTTCGATCAGGCCCGCTTCCCGCAGGAACTGGTGCCGGACATCGCCGCGCTGGGCCTGCTCGGCCCGACCCTGCCGGCCGAGTACGGCGGCGGTGGCCTGGGCGCGGTCAGCTACGGTCTGATCTGCCAGGAGCTGGAGCGCGGCGATTCGGGCCTGCGCAGCTTCGTGTCGGTGCAGAGCTCGCTGTGCATGTACCCGATCTTCGCCTATGGCAGCGAAGAACAGCGCCGCCAGTGGCTGCCGCCGATGGCGCGCGGCGAACTGATCGGCTGCTTCGGCCTGACCGAAGCGCATGGCGGCTCCGACCCGGCCAGCATGAAGACCCGCGCCGTGCGCGACGGCAGCGACTGGCGCATCAATGGCAGCAAGATGTGGATCACCAGCGGCCCGGTGGCCGACCTGGCCATCGTCTGGGCGCAGACCGAGGATGGCATCCAGGGTTTCGTGCTGGAAAAGGGCATGCCCGGCTTCACCGCACAGGAGATCAAGCACAAGATGAGCCTGCGTGCCTCGCTGACCGGCGCGCTGTTCTTCGATGACGTGCGCGTGCCCGACAGCCATCGCCTGCCGAACGTGAAGGGGCTCAAGGGCCCGCTGGGCTGCCTGACCCAGGCCCGCTTCGGCATCAGCTGGGGTCCGATCGGGGCGGCGATTGCCTGCCTGGATGAAGCGCTGGGCTATGCCAAGGAGCGCGTGCTGTTCGGCCGCCCGCTGGCCGCCACCCAGAGCGCGCAGATCAAGCTGGCCGAGATGGCCCGCCGCATCACCACCGCGCAGCTGCTGGCCCTGCAGCTGGGGCGCCTGAAGGAAGCCGGCCAGCTGCAGCCGCAGCAGGTCAGCCTGGCCAAGTGGAACAACTGCCGCATGGCCATCGACATCGCCCGCGAGTGTCGTGATCTGCTCGGTGGTGCCGGCATCACCACCGAACACGTGGCGATCCGCCATGCGCTGAACCTGGAATCGGTGATCACCTATGAAGGCACCGAGACCGTGCACCAGCTGGTGATCGGCCGCGAACTGACCGGCATCAACGCGTTCTGA